Proteins from a genomic interval of Solidesulfovibrio sp.:
- the gcvT gene encoding glycine cleavage system aminomethyltransferase GcvT, whose product MEKLTQTPLSDWNRSHGAKMVPFAGFDMPVQYTSILAEHEQTRAKAAVFDICHMGEFFLSGQGAAAALGQAVTHDLDTLAPGKCRYGFLLNPDGGVVDDLIVYCLGQDDYMLVVNGARIAVDFEAVAARLPAGLSFVDASAETAKIDLQGPLSFEVLKDRVPGDFSGLKYFNFVWTEFAGEKLMVSRTGYTGELGYELFLPAGKAVALWEALVADPRVAPAGLGARDTLRLEMGYPLYGQDLDEAHTPAEAGYGWLLASPADYVGKGKAAGIRQKLISLEVPGRRSARHGDVVCDRNGREVGVVTSASFAPSLGHAIALAYVEAAAAEAKEFRIRAARTELAAVKRALPFYKAGTARKAVGA is encoded by the coding sequence GTGGAAAAACTGACGCAAACGCCTCTTTCGGATTGGAACAGGAGCCACGGGGCCAAGATGGTCCCCTTCGCCGGCTTCGACATGCCGGTGCAGTACACGTCCATCCTGGCCGAGCACGAGCAGACCCGGGCCAAGGCCGCCGTGTTCGACATCTGCCACATGGGCGAATTCTTCCTCTCGGGCCAGGGCGCCGCCGCGGCCCTGGGCCAGGCCGTCACCCACGACCTGGACACGCTGGCCCCGGGCAAGTGCCGCTACGGCTTTCTGCTCAATCCCGACGGCGGCGTGGTCGACGACCTCATCGTTTATTGCCTGGGCCAGGACGACTACATGCTCGTGGTCAACGGCGCGCGCATCGCGGTCGATTTCGAGGCCGTGGCCGCCCGGTTGCCGGCCGGCCTGTCCTTTGTCGACGCCTCGGCCGAAACGGCCAAGATCGACCTGCAGGGGCCGCTGTCCTTCGAGGTGCTCAAGGACCGGGTGCCGGGCGATTTTTCGGGGCTCAAATACTTCAACTTCGTCTGGACGGAATTTGCCGGCGAAAAGCTCATGGTCAGCCGCACCGGCTACACCGGCGAGCTCGGCTACGAGCTGTTTTTGCCGGCGGGGAAGGCCGTGGCCCTGTGGGAGGCCCTGGTGGCCGATCCCCGGGTGGCCCCGGCGGGGCTTGGCGCCCGGGACACGTTGCGCCTGGAGATGGGGTATCCCCTCTACGGCCAGGACCTGGACGAGGCCCACACCCCGGCCGAGGCCGGCTACGGCTGGCTGCTCGCCTCCCCGGCCGACTACGTGGGCAAGGGCAAGGCGGCGGGAATCCGCCAAAAGCTCATTTCCCTGGAGGTTCCCGGCCGGCGCAGCGCCCGCCACGGCGACGTGGTCTGCGACCGCAACGGCCGCGAGGTGGGCGTGGTGACCAGCGCCTCCTTCGCCCCGAGCCTGGGCCATGCCATTGCCCTGGCCTATGTCGAGGCGGCGGCGGCCGAGGCCAAGGAGTTCCGCATCCGGGCGGCCCGCACGGAACTGGCGGCGGTCAAGCGCGCCCTGCCCTTCTACAAGGCCGGCACGGCCCGCAAGGCCGTTGGCGCGTGA